A window of Paenibacillus polygoni contains these coding sequences:
- the pnpS gene encoding two-component system histidine kinase PnpS, with protein MKTFRFRLTAIMMTLIFISVLAAGVALGQVFKEVHINALEENMVREIKLLQTHFPFMKTQGDRETVIKYYTEKATELEELTDSRTTFILRDGTVIGDSEHNASKMDNHLNREEITSITEGTTPYGHSIRTSETLGDKMLYIALPVTSSDGNFDGYIRLSMSLKAVEEGLGRGWFLMFITLIILFVLVAFVCYRVGKSLTSPIEHITKVANQISKLDYDARVKFNRDDEIGQLGKAINGMADSLQTQLKMIRDSEDLVQSVMSNMTGGIIMIDATQNIAVLNKESERMLGIEQHRVMGRPYHELKKRHYELTKLIESSIDHRDRIHEEVRLYTPEELIVGLDGVPMFENDGSYRGMLFLLQDITAIRRLENIRSEFVANVSHELKTPVAAVKGFAETLLSGAVKDEETVRSFLQIIYDEGDRLNRLIGDILELSKIESKRSNLDCSPVHLHSFFDMVIGTLSNEAEKKQIRLLVDVPNELFMEADEDKLKQIFLNLISNGINYTLEGGQVKIQASIDKNEGEEKIVFQISDTGIGIPKADLPRVFERFYRVDKGRSRNSGGTGLGLSIVKHLVELHHGTLMVESELGTGTTFTVVLPLLQEHADEE; from the coding sequence ATGAAGACTTTTCGTTTTCGGCTTACCGCCATTATGATGACGCTGATCTTTATTTCTGTCTTAGCGGCAGGTGTGGCTCTGGGTCAAGTATTCAAAGAAGTACATATTAATGCCCTTGAAGAGAATATGGTGCGTGAGATTAAACTGTTGCAAACCCATTTTCCTTTTATGAAGACGCAAGGGGATCGTGAAACGGTAATCAAATACTATACAGAAAAAGCCACAGAACTTGAGGAACTCACCGATTCTAGAACGACGTTCATTCTTAGAGATGGTACGGTCATTGGTGATTCGGAGCATAATGCATCAAAAATGGATAATCATTTAAACCGTGAGGAAATTACATCCATCACGGAAGGGACTACTCCATACGGACATTCGATTCGAACGAGTGAAACACTTGGCGATAAGATGTTATATATCGCGCTTCCTGTAACTTCATCAGATGGGAACTTTGATGGGTATATCAGGCTTTCTATGAGCTTGAAAGCAGTGGAGGAAGGTCTAGGCCGAGGCTGGTTTCTTATGTTTATCACTCTTATTATTTTGTTTGTACTAGTGGCATTTGTTTGCTATCGGGTGGGGAAAAGTCTTACAAGTCCTATTGAACATATTACGAAGGTAGCGAATCAAATATCGAAACTGGATTATGATGCAAGAGTTAAATTTAATCGTGATGATGAAATCGGCCAACTGGGGAAAGCGATTAACGGTATGGCTGACAGCCTGCAGACTCAGCTGAAAATGATCCGTGACAGCGAAGATTTGGTTCAGAGTGTAATGAGCAATATGACAGGTGGTATTATTATGATTGATGCCACGCAAAATATAGCTGTGCTCAATAAAGAAAGTGAGCGTATGCTTGGTATTGAACAGCATCGTGTGATGGGCAGACCCTATCATGAACTGAAAAAAAGACATTATGAGTTAACGAAACTCATTGAATCTTCTATAGATCATAGAGATCGTATCCATGAAGAGGTGCGTTTATATACACCTGAAGAATTAATTGTTGGTTTAGACGGTGTTCCGATGTTCGAGAACGATGGAAGTTATCGAGGGATGCTATTTTTACTTCAAGATATCACAGCCATTCGGCGTCTCGAAAATATACGGAGTGAATTTGTAGCCAATGTATCCCATGAATTGAAGACACCAGTAGCAGCCGTGAAAGGTTTTGCAGAGACACTTCTAAGCGGTGCGGTAAAGGATGAGGAAACCGTACGATCCTTTTTGCAAATTATATATGATGAAGGGGACCGTTTAAACCGCCTCATTGGTGACATATTAGAATTATCGAAAATCGAATCGAAAAGATCTAACCTGGATTGCTCTCCGGTTCATCTTCATTCGTTCTTTGATATGGTGATCGGAACGCTAAGCAATGAAGCAGAGAAAAAACAGATCCGTCTTCTTGTAGATGTGCCTAATGAATTATTTATGGAAGCGGATGAGGATAAGCTGAAACAGATCTTTTTGAATCTAATCAGTAATGGGATTAACTATACTCTTGAAGGTGGACAAGTGAAAATTCAGGCATCCATTGACAAGAATGAAGGAGAAGAGAAGATCGTTTTCCAAATTAGTGATACGGGGATCGGTATACCAAAAGCCGACTTACCTAGAGTGTTTGAACGGTTTTACCGGGTAGATAAAGGGAGATCGCGTAATTCAGGCGGTACAGGACTAGGACTATCCATTGTGAAACATTTGGTTGAACTGCATCACGGAACGTTAATGGTGGAGAGCGAGCTTGGTACGGGAACGACCTTTACCGTCGTCTTACCGCTTCTTCAGGAACATGCGGATGAGGAATAG
- a CDS encoding ABC transporter ATP-binding protein translates to MIEFKGVKKVYDDGFEALKGIDLTIKEGEITVFIGPSGCGKTTTMRMINRLNVPSHGQILINGKDISKMDAVDLRRSIGYVIQSVGLFPNMTIAKNVGVVPRLLKWDKTKIDARVDELLNQVRLAPETFGNRYPSELSGGQQQRIGVIRALAADPDIILLDEPFSALDPISREELQDELIRLQTEVKKTIVFVTHDMDEAIKLADTIVLMKGGQIEQVGTPDQILRHPASEFVESFIGKDRLLSDDLTEFPNVEEVMINNPATAFPSRGIAEAITILQRRKVDSLLVVDKNKRLLGNVTIYQLIKHYREEDKKIVDVMNPIEHVLYRGDSVTTALTILNENQLSNLPVVDENGLFLGLITRGSVVRLLADVYTPEPEEAEVNAGI, encoded by the coding sequence ATGATTGAATTTAAAGGTGTTAAGAAAGTGTATGATGATGGTTTTGAAGCATTGAAAGGCATTGATCTTACGATCAAAGAAGGTGAAATTACGGTGTTCATTGGTCCTTCTGGTTGTGGTAAAACAACCACGATGCGAATGATCAATCGTTTGAATGTTCCATCCCATGGTCAAATATTGATTAACGGGAAAGATATATCGAAAATGGATGCAGTTGACCTCAGAAGAAGCATTGGTTATGTCATTCAAAGTGTGGGTCTATTCCCCAATATGACAATCGCTAAAAATGTAGGTGTCGTACCTCGTTTGCTGAAATGGGATAAAACAAAAATCGATGCACGTGTAGATGAACTCCTTAATCAAGTCAGACTTGCACCAGAGACATTCGGGAATCGTTATCCTTCTGAACTCAGTGGCGGACAACAACAGCGGATTGGTGTCATTCGTGCGCTGGCAGCAGATCCCGATATTATTTTGCTGGATGAACCTTTTAGTGCACTTGACCCGATTAGCAGAGAAGAACTGCAAGATGAGTTAATTCGTCTTCAAACAGAAGTGAAAAAAACCATCGTTTTCGTTACGCATGATATGGATGAAGCGATCAAACTCGCCGATACCATTGTCCTGATGAAAGGTGGACAAATAGAACAAGTAGGAACTCCAGATCAGATCTTACGTCACCCGGCAAGTGAATTCGTGGAAAGCTTTATCGGTAAAGATCGCTTGCTGTCAGACGACCTCACAGAATTCCCGAATGTCGAAGAAGTGATGATTAACAATCCAGCTACAGCGTTCCCATCCAGAGGGATTGCAGAAGCAATTACCATTCTACAAAGACGTAAAGTAGACTCATTGCTGGTGGTTGATAAAAATAAACGTTTGCTTGGTAACGTGACGATCTATCAGTTAATCAAACATTATCGTGAAGAAGATAAGAAAATAGTCGATGTGATGAACCCTATAGAGCACGTACTTTATAGAGGAGATTCGGTGACCACCGCGCTTACGATCCTGAATGAGAATCAGCTTTCTAATTTGCCTGTCGTGGATGAAAATGGACTCTTCCTTGGTCTCATCACAAGAGGTAGTGTGGTAAGACTGCTTGCAGACGTCTATACTCCAGAACCAGAGGAGGCAGAAGTGAATGCAGGTATTTGA
- a CDS encoding response regulator transcription factor has protein sequence MAQRLLVIEDEPTLARLLSYNLTQEGHDVTVEDHGTSGYERASSQEFDLILLDIMLPGMNGLEVLSKLRSTGVKTPIIILTAKNGENEVVQGLKLGADDYITKPFGVSELLARVDAVLRRVSGIEEQPVPDEEDGSRIVLGELEIYPKKYEVTLSGQPIQLRPKEFEVLLYLAKKPGVVLTRDDLMNAVWGFDYIGGQRTVDVHVSSLRKKLELDPETVHIDSIRGVGYKLVAGKRKTVSQLR, from the coding sequence ATGGCACAACGATTATTAGTTATTGAAGATGAGCCTACACTAGCAAGATTACTCTCCTACAACTTGACCCAAGAAGGTCATGATGTAACAGTAGAGGATCACGGTACATCCGGTTACGAACGAGCTTCTTCTCAGGAGTTTGATCTGATCCTGCTCGATATTATGCTTCCTGGGATGAATGGACTTGAGGTTCTAAGTAAACTTAGAAGTACGGGGGTAAAGACCCCTATTATTATTCTCACTGCTAAAAATGGGGAAAATGAAGTCGTTCAGGGACTCAAACTGGGTGCAGATGATTATATAACCAAACCATTTGGGGTATCGGAACTGCTGGCTAGGGTGGATGCCGTACTGCGCAGGGTATCGGGAATTGAGGAACAGCCCGTACCTGATGAAGAGGATGGATCAAGAATTGTCTTAGGAGAACTTGAGATTTATCCGAAGAAGTATGAAGTGACGCTGAGCGGACAACCTATACAGCTTCGACCGAAAGAGTTTGAAGTGCTTTTATATTTAGCTAAAAAGCCTGGTGTTGTATTAACTAGGGATGATTTAATGAATGCGGTATGGGGATTTGACTATATTGGAGGTCAGCGAACCGTAGATGTTCATGTAAGTTCTCTGCGAAAAAAGCTGGAGCTGGATCCCGAAACGGTTCATATTGACTCCATACGAGGTGTGGGATACAAGCTTGTAGCGGGGAAACGAAAGACGGTTTCACAGCTTCGATGA
- the phoU gene encoding phosphate signaling complex protein PhoU — protein sequence MIRRKGFDRELNQLRDVLLKMAEHVNTALVDAISSLKSGDLKLAQKVVSEDIQLNAMEEEIMELGTKLIITQQPVAKDLRRIIVAFKISSDLERMGDLALDVAKVTLRMEGQKLIKPLVDIPRMGEIVKLMIDDSITSYLDENADLAYKMAKTDDEVDELYSHMMTDLYALMVDHPQDASQAMLLMMVGRYIERIGDHATNIGESAVYLVTGKRPDLNQ from the coding sequence ATGATTCGTAGAAAGGGATTTGACCGGGAATTAAATCAGCTTCGAGATGTATTGCTTAAAATGGCGGAACACGTAAATACAGCTTTGGTAGATGCCATTAGCAGCTTAAAGTCAGGTGATCTCAAACTTGCGCAGAAGGTCGTATCGGAAGATATCCAGCTGAATGCAATGGAAGAAGAGATTATGGAACTTGGAACGAAACTGATTATTACACAACAGCCTGTCGCTAAAGATCTAAGAAGAATTATCGTAGCTTTCAAAATCTCAAGTGACCTGGAACGAATGGGTGATCTGGCACTGGATGTAGCCAAAGTGACACTGCGTATGGAAGGTCAGAAACTAATCAAGCCTCTTGTCGATATCCCGCGGATGGGGGAGATTGTAAAGCTTATGATCGATGATTCCATAACTTCTTATCTGGATGAAAATGCAGATTTGGCTTACAAAATGGCAAAAACAGATGATGAAGTGGATGAACTGTACAGCCATATGATGACAGACTTATATGCGCTCATGGTGGATCATCCGCAAGATGCTTCCCAGGCGATGCTTCTTATGATGGTGGGCCGTTATATCGAGCGAATTGGTGACCATGCAACCAATATTGGTGAAAGTGCTGTATATTTAGTTACAGGTAAACGTCCTGACCTGAATCAATAA
- the pstB gene encoding phosphate ABC transporter ATP-binding protein PstB, producing the protein MNSTMINIKNLNLYYESFHALKNVNLEIPKNTVTAFIGPSGCGKSTLLRTLNRMNDMITGTRIEGKVEIDGQDIYGENLPIETLRKRVGMVFQQPNPFPKTIYDNIAYGPRLHGTTDKKVLDEIVEQSLRRSALWDEVKDYLKRSAMSLSGGQQQRLCIARALAVQPEVLLMDEATSALDPISTLKIEELVQELRDHYTIVMVTHNMHQAARVSGKTVFFLNGEVIEAAETNEIFSNPQDPRTEDYVSGRFG; encoded by the coding sequence ATGAACAGCACGATGATAAATATTAAAAACCTGAATCTATATTATGAATCTTTTCATGCGCTGAAAAATGTAAATCTAGAGATTCCCAAAAATACAGTGACCGCTTTTATCGGGCCTTCCGGCTGCGGTAAATCTACACTTCTTCGTACACTTAATCGTATGAATGACATGATTACGGGGACACGAATTGAAGGAAAAGTAGAGATTGATGGACAAGATATTTATGGTGAGAACCTTCCAATAGAGACCCTGCGCAAACGGGTAGGTATGGTGTTTCAACAACCCAATCCTTTTCCTAAAACAATCTATGATAACATCGCTTATGGTCCGCGCCTTCACGGCACAACGGATAAAAAGGTACTTGATGAGATTGTTGAACAAAGTTTACGCCGATCCGCGCTGTGGGATGAAGTGAAAGATTACTTGAAACGCTCGGCAATGAGTCTGTCTGGAGGACAACAACAGCGTTTATGTATTGCCCGTGCTTTGGCAGTTCAGCCTGAGGTGCTGCTTATGGACGAAGCAACATCAGCTCTCGATCCGATCTCTACCCTAAAAATCGAGGAACTAGTACAAGAGTTAAGAGACCATTACACAATTGTTATGGTTACACATAATATGCATCAAGCTGCTCGCGTATCTGGAAAAACGGTCTTTTTCCTGAATGGGGAAGTGATCGAAGCGGCAGAAACGAACGAAATTTTCTCTAATCCACAAGACCCTAGAACAGAAGACTATGTATCTGGGCGTTTTGGTTAA
- a CDS encoding SDR family oxidoreductase yields MSENQNKIFPPQQQSKQPGIESEMTPRPKYKGESYKAAGKLKGKNALITGGDSGIGRAVAVAYAKEGANVSIVYLDEHSDAEETKKCVEQEGVKCLLIPGDIRDSAFCSEAIKQTVEELGGLDILVNNAAEQHPQQNFEDITDEQLEKTFRTNIFSMFYMTRAAMPHLTSGSAVINTTSITAYRGSENLIDYSATKGAITAFTRSLSMHVADKGIRVNAVAPGPIWTPLIPSTFDEKKVSEFGATQPMKRPGEPEELAPAYVYLASSDSSYVSGQVIHVNGGEVVNG; encoded by the coding sequence ATGTCAGAGAACCAAAATAAAATTTTTCCTCCACAGCAACAAAGCAAACAGCCAGGGATTGAATCAGAAATGACCCCAAGACCGAAGTACAAGGGAGAATCCTATAAAGCAGCAGGGAAATTGAAAGGAAAGAATGCTCTGATTACGGGCGGTGACAGTGGAATTGGACGTGCTGTAGCCGTTGCGTACGCAAAAGAAGGTGCAAACGTATCGATCGTCTACTTAGATGAACATAGCGATGCGGAGGAGACAAAGAAATGCGTAGAGCAAGAGGGAGTGAAGTGTCTTCTGATCCCAGGTGATATTCGGGATTCCGCATTCTGCAGCGAAGCGATTAAACAAACGGTAGAGGAATTAGGCGGACTAGATATTCTAGTGAACAACGCAGCAGAACAGCATCCACAGCAGAACTTTGAAGATATTACCGATGAACAGCTGGAAAAAACGTTCCGTACGAACATATTCAGTATGTTCTATATGACAAGAGCAGCAATGCCTCATTTAACAAGCGGCAGTGCAGTCATTAATACGACTTCCATCACGGCTTACCGTGGCAGTGAAAATCTAATCGATTACTCTGCTACGAAAGGCGCCATTACTGCTTTCACACGTTCCTTGTCCATGCATGTGGCCGATAAAGGAATCAGAGTAAATGCGGTAGCACCGGGTCCAATCTGGACTCCGCTCATTCCTTCTACTTTTGATGAAAAGAAAGTAAGTGAATTCGGAGCTACGCAGCCAATGAAACGTCCAGGTGAACCGGAAGAACTCGCGCCAGCTTATGTATATCTCGCATCCAGTGATTCTTCTTACGTAAGCGGACAAGTAATCCATGTAAACGGTGGAGAAGTAGTGAACGGTTAA
- a CDS encoding bile acid:sodium symporter family protein, whose amino-acid sequence MGSWSLRFAAWFEKYMFAIIPLTLIVGIMFSELFLPFVSWVPYLFGFVTFVMALGCGLTHLKNVVYKPMPVFITLLLAHVLTPLIAFALGAALFGPGSDYTVGLVLFSIIPLGVSSVLWVGMSYGSVPLMLAMVVVDSALSPLTVPGLIELFFGAAIKFDTVSLVKDLLLIIVVPTVLGVAIYEISKGKFKAWSAPVTLPISKIFFAAVVLLNAAAIAPHIRTLETSVILVSIAVILLVALCYGIGFAGSYLMRNVSREIRVTMSYAAGMRNISLGLVLAMGYFSPQAAIPVVLGIMVQQPLATLHHALLQRFVPVQKEEM is encoded by the coding sequence ATGGGATCTTGGTCACTTCGATTTGCAGCCTGGTTTGAGAAATATATGTTTGCTATTATTCCATTGACCCTAATTGTAGGGATTATGTTTTCTGAACTCTTTTTACCATTTGTATCCTGGGTTCCCTACTTGTTTGGCTTTGTCACGTTTGTCATGGCTTTGGGATGTGGTCTTACTCATTTGAAAAATGTAGTATACAAACCGATGCCTGTATTTATTACACTGCTTCTAGCTCATGTGCTCACCCCTCTTATAGCTTTTGCGCTTGGAGCCGCTCTGTTTGGCCCGGGTTCTGACTATACGGTGGGATTGGTCTTATTCTCAATTATTCCTTTAGGCGTTTCTTCGGTATTATGGGTCGGCATGTCTTATGGAAGTGTGCCCTTAATGCTTGCCATGGTAGTTGTAGATTCAGCACTTAGTCCGCTTACGGTACCTGGGCTCATTGAACTTTTTTTTGGAGCTGCTATCAAATTTGACACCGTATCCCTTGTGAAGGATCTCTTGTTAATTATCGTGGTTCCTACTGTACTTGGCGTTGCCATCTACGAAATTTCAAAAGGAAAATTCAAAGCATGGTCTGCTCCCGTTACATTGCCTATTTCAAAAATATTCTTCGCTGCAGTCGTACTCCTCAATGCGGCAGCCATCGCTCCTCATATAAGAACATTGGAAACAAGTGTTATTCTCGTATCTATTGCCGTCATATTGTTAGTTGCGCTATGCTATGGTATTGGATTTGCAGGCTCTTATCTAATGAGAAATGTTTCCCGGGAAATAAGGGTGACGATGTCTTATGCAGCTGGAATGCGTAATATATCACTCGGGCTTGTTCTTGCGATGGGATATTTTTCGCCGCAAGCAGCGATTCCTGTTGTGCTTGGAATTATGGTTCAGCAGCCGCTTGCAACACTGCATCATGCGCTATTGCAACGTTTTGTTCCCGTTCAAAAAGAAGAAATGTAA
- the mdh gene encoding malate dehydrogenase — translation MTIQRKKITVVGAGFTGATTALMIAQKELGDVVLVDIPQLENPTKGKALDMLEASPIQGFDSNIVGTSDYEDAADSDIVIITAGIARKPGMSRDDLVNTNAGIVKSVCENIKRYCPDSIVIILSNPVDAMTYAAYHALGFPKNRVIGQSGVLDTARYCTFIAQELNVSVEDVRGFVLGGHGDDMVPLVRYSSVGGIPIESLISEDRIESIVERTRVGGGEIVNLLGNGSAYYAPAASLVQMTEAILKDKKRIIPVIAYLEGEYGYHDLFLGVPTILGGGGIERIFELDLTAEEKAALDQSAESVRNVMSVVTV, via the coding sequence CGTAAAAAAATTACTGTCGTTGGAGCCGGGTTTACCGGAGCTACTACCGCACTTATGATAGCTCAGAAAGAACTTGGTGACGTTGTTCTTGTTGACATTCCTCAACTAGAGAACCCGACGAAGGGAAAAGCGCTTGATATGCTCGAAGCAAGCCCAATTCAAGGTTTTGATAGTAACATCGTTGGTACTTCAGACTACGAAGATGCAGCTGATTCGGATATTGTCATTATCACTGCTGGAATTGCTCGGAAACCAGGCATGAGTCGTGATGATCTGGTGAACACCAATGCAGGGATTGTCAAATCGGTTTGTGAAAATATTAAGAGATATTGTCCTGATTCCATCGTGATTATATTAAGTAATCCAGTGGATGCGATGACTTATGCTGCATACCATGCACTTGGTTTTCCTAAGAACCGTGTTATTGGGCAATCGGGTGTACTGGATACGGCTCGCTACTGTACTTTTATCGCTCAAGAACTGAATGTCTCTGTCGAGGATGTTCGGGGCTTCGTGCTTGGGGGTCATGGCGACGATATGGTACCTCTCGTACGTTACTCCAGTGTGGGCGGCATTCCTATCGAATCACTGATCTCAGAAGACCGGATAGAATCCATCGTAGAGCGAACTCGCGTTGGCGGTGGAGAAATCGTGAACTTGCTTGGTAACGGAAGTGCCTATTATGCGCCTGCTGCCTCCCTTGTACAAATGACGGAAGCTATTCTTAAGGATAAAAAGCGGATTATTCCTGTCATTGCTTATCTTGAAGGTGAATATGGTTACCATGATCTATTTCTTGGTGTTCCTACGATCCTGGGCGGTGGCGGAATTGAGCGAATATTTGAACTTGATCTTACAGCAGAGGAAAAAGCAGCTCTTGATCAATCAGCTGAATCTGTGCGTAATGTCATGTCTGTGGTAACGGTATAG